A portion of the Desulfobacterales bacterium genome contains these proteins:
- the aspS gene encoding aspartate--tRNA ligase yields the protein MIDKLGDLRRTHHCGQLTVDNEGQAVVLMGWVQRRRDLGSLIFVDLRDREGITQVVFNPETDSALHEKAHSIRHEDVIAVTGTVGRRPEGMENANMLTGGIEVTSLALRILNRAQTPPFLIDESTDAVSETVRLKYRHLDLRRPRLQRNLVLRHKAAFSVRQFLDSRGFLEVETPMLTRSTPEGARDYLVPSRVNPGHFYALPQSPQLFKQLLMVAGFDKYFQIVKCFRDEDLRADRQPEFTQIDMEMSFVGEEDVMAVSEEMVKTVFREVLGVSVGLPCPRLTYQEAMSRFGIDRPDTRFGLELKDLSDIAADCGFKVFSGAVQSGGVVKAINAKGCIDFSRKDIDELGKFVEIYKAKGLAWIKVKEGQWQSPVAKFFTDGEKKTIEQRLEAETGDLLLIVADQPRIVNDALGQLRNHLGKKLGLIDEKAFSFVWVTHFPLLDYDEEEKRYVALHHPFTAPLEEDYDLFETDPLSVRSRAYDLVLNGSEIGGGSIRVHQIEVQKKIFNALGMTPDEYQEKFGFLLSALDSGAPPHGGIAFGLDRLVMILCAESSIRDVMAFPKTVSASCPLTNAPSIVSPDQLDDLCLKIQKCKKDNASPESGE from the coding sequence TTGATAGATAAACTTGGAGATTTGAGGCGAACCCATCACTGCGGCCAATTGACGGTCGATAACGAGGGTCAGGCGGTTGTGCTCATGGGGTGGGTCCAGCGTCGCCGGGATCTTGGCAGCCTGATATTCGTTGATTTGAGAGATCGGGAAGGCATTACCCAGGTCGTGTTCAATCCGGAAACCGATTCGGCCCTGCATGAAAAGGCTCACAGCATCCGTCATGAGGATGTGATCGCCGTGACGGGGACCGTGGGCAGGCGTCCGGAAGGCATGGAAAATGCGAATATGTTGACCGGCGGAATTGAAGTGACCTCTCTGGCGCTTCGAATATTGAACCGGGCGCAGACGCCGCCGTTTTTGATCGATGAGTCAACCGACGCAGTATCGGAAACCGTTCGTCTGAAATACCGGCACCTGGATCTGCGTCGCCCCCGGCTTCAAAGAAATCTCGTCCTGAGGCACAAGGCGGCATTTTCTGTGCGTCAATTTCTCGACAGCCGTGGTTTCCTGGAGGTGGAAACGCCGATGCTCACCCGGAGTACGCCGGAGGGTGCCAGAGATTATCTGGTTCCCAGTCGAGTGAATCCGGGCCATTTTTATGCCCTGCCACAGTCGCCGCAGCTGTTCAAACAGCTTTTGATGGTTGCCGGTTTTGATAAATATTTTCAGATTGTTAAATGCTTCAGAGATGAGGACTTGAGAGCTGACCGTCAACCGGAATTTACCCAGATCGATATGGAGATGTCCTTCGTGGGTGAAGAGGATGTCATGGCGGTTTCCGAAGAAATGGTAAAGACGGTTTTCCGTGAAGTTCTTGGTGTCAGTGTCGGTTTGCCCTGTCCGCGGCTGACGTATCAGGAAGCCATGTCGCGTTTTGGAATTGACCGGCCGGATACGCGCTTTGGCCTGGAGCTGAAAGATCTTTCCGATATCGCAGCAGATTGCGGTTTCAAGGTGTTTTCCGGTGCCGTACAAAGCGGCGGTGTTGTCAAGGCGATCAACGCAAAAGGCTGTATTGATTTTTCGAGAAAAGACATCGATGAGCTGGGCAAATTCGTTGAGATCTACAAGGCAAAGGGGCTTGCCTGGATTAAGGTCAAAGAAGGCCAGTGGCAGTCACCTGTTGCCAAATTTTTTACGGACGGGGAAAAAAAGACGATCGAGCAGCGCCTGGAGGCGGAAACCGGTGATCTGCTTCTCATCGTGGCAGATCAGCCCAGAATCGTTAATGATGCCCTGGGGCAGCTTCGAAACCATCTCGGAAAAAAGCTGGGGCTGATCGATGAGAAAGCGTTCAGTTTTGTATGGGTGACCCATTTTCCGCTGCTGGACTATGATGAGGAAGAAAAACGCTACGTCGCGCTGCACCATCCTTTTACCGCACCGCTCGAGGAAGATTACGATCTGTTTGAAACCGATCCGCTTTCGGTCCGGTCACGCGCTTATGACCTGGTGCTTAACGGGTCAGAAATCGGCGGCGGCAGTATCCGGGTTCATCAGATCGAGGTGCAGAAAAAGATTTTCAACGCCCTGGGCATGACCCCGGACGAGTATCAGGAAAAATTTGGTTTTCTGCTGTCAGCCCTGGATTCCGGAGCCCCCCCTCATGGCGGTATAGCCTTTGGTTTAGACCGGCTGGTAATGATTCTGTGTGCCGAATCGTCAATTCGAGATGTCATGGCTTTCCCGAAAACCGTATCGGCCTCATGTCCGTTGACCAATGCGCCATCGATCGTCAGCCCGGACCAGCTCGATGACCTTTGTCTGAAAATTCAGAAATGCAAAAAGGATAACGCCTCACCGGAGTCCGGTGAGTAA
- the hisS gene encoding histidine--tRNA ligase, with amino-acid sequence MIHLIRGFKDILPGEVELWQYIERTAIDLFENFGFREIRVPIMERTELFSRSIGEDTDIVEKEMYTFPDRKGEFITLRPEATASVVRSYIQQKLYTTDPVQKLYTIGPMFRRERPQKGRYRQFYQIDAEIFGSQSPLADAQLIFMLVSLFIKLSVTDATVHINSLGCPECRPKFREALSGLLKQVEPQLCEDCVRRSTRNPLRVLDCKVPTCRDAIAEAPSVIDFLCPECREHFETVTRLLDTMNVPYVRDKRLVRGLDYYTRTAFEIQTGALGAQNAIAGGGRYDSLVKTLGGPDTPAIGFAIGFDRLAEIVALSGRDFSKGPEVFIAALGKDSQARAFEWHCALSMEGISTEMDFSGRGLKGLMKRASRLKSRYVLIAGEQELEQGALVLRNMATKEQVAVPVDCVVETVKSMILQ; translated from the coding sequence ATGATTCATCTGATCAGAGGATTTAAAGACATATTGCCGGGTGAAGTGGAGCTCTGGCAGTATATAGAACGAACTGCCATAGACCTTTTTGAAAATTTTGGCTTCAGGGAAATCCGGGTTCCCATTATGGAACGGACCGAACTGTTTTCCCGGAGTATCGGGGAAGATACCGATATCGTGGAAAAGGAGATGTATACCTTTCCTGACCGGAAAGGCGAATTCATCACCCTTCGGCCCGAGGCCACGGCCTCTGTCGTGCGCTCCTATATTCAGCAGAAACTGTACACGACGGATCCAGTACAGAAGCTGTATACGATCGGTCCGATGTTTCGAAGGGAACGGCCCCAGAAGGGAAGATACCGGCAGTTTTATCAGATCGATGCGGAAATTTTCGGCTCCCAATCCCCTCTGGCGGATGCCCAGTTGATTTTTATGCTGGTGTCACTGTTTATCAAATTGTCCGTGACCGATGCCACGGTGCACATCAATTCGCTGGGCTGTCCGGAATGCCGTCCGAAATTCCGGGAGGCGCTCTCCGGCCTGTTGAAACAGGTTGAACCGCAACTGTGTGAGGACTGCGTCCGGCGAAGCACGCGAAATCCGTTAAGGGTACTGGATTGTAAAGTGCCCACATGCCGGGATGCCATCGCGGAGGCGCCGTCCGTAATTGATTTTCTGTGTCCGGAGTGCCGCGAGCATTTTGAAACCGTCACGCGTCTGCTGGACACGATGAACGTGCCCTATGTGCGGGATAAGCGCCTGGTCAGGGGCCTGGATTACTATACCCGGACGGCCTTTGAAATTCAGACCGGTGCACTGGGTGCCCAGAACGCCATTGCCGGCGGAGGGCGCTATGACAGTCTGGTCAAAACACTGGGCGGACCGGATACGCCTGCCATTGGATTTGCCATCGGTTTTGACCGGCTGGCGGAAATCGTTGCCCTGTCGGGCCGTGATTTTTCAAAAGGTCCCGAGGTATTTATTGCGGCATTGGGAAAGGATAGTCAGGCCAGGGCCTTTGAATGGCATTGTGCGCTGAGTATGGAAGGCATTTCCACCGAGATGGATTTCAGTGGTCGCGGACTCAAGGGGCTTATGAAACGGGCGAGCAGGCTCAAATCCCGTTACGTGTTGATCGCCGGCGAACAGGAGCTGGAACAAGGCGCGCTTGTTCTTCGGAATATGGCCACCAAAGAGCAGGTGGCGGTTCCGGTTGATTGCGTGGTCGAAACCGTTAAATCAATGATTTTACAATGA
- a CDS encoding glutaconate CoA-transferase yields MAEYTPFEMIAYTGSRVLEDNKIVFVGTGLPIIASMHAQLTHAPGLGLIFEAGPLAPVLEMGMPLSVGDTRACRKACYLKGLNAVFELTQRGHSDFAFIGGAQIDKYGNINSTFEGGTYTEAVTRFPGSGGAGAMAANCERTIAIMALEPRRFVNKLDYITSIGYGDGSPDYRENAGVMGAGPYRVITNEALFGFDEKTKRMVLLEVIPGKTAQYIQDKVSFELIISPDLKEMVEPTADDLKLLREKCDPDGYFLARQLK; encoded by the coding sequence ATGGCTGAATATACACCATTTGAAATGATCGCATATACAGGTTCCAGAGTTTTGGAAGATAACAAGATCGTGTTTGTCGGAACCGGTCTTCCGATAATCGCGTCCATGCATGCACAGCTGACCCATGCACCGGGTCTCGGGTTGATTTTTGAAGCCGGCCCCCTGGCACCGGTTCTTGAAATGGGGATGCCGCTATCCGTCGGTGATACCCGTGCCTGCCGCAAAGCCTGTTATCTGAAAGGATTGAACGCCGTATTTGAATTGACCCAGAGAGGACATTCGGATTTTGCATTTATCGGCGGCGCTCAGATCGATAAGTACGGCAACATCAACTCCACGTTCGAAGGCGGAACCTATACCGAAGCTGTGACCCGGTTCCCTGGCAGCGGCGGCGCAGGTGCCATGGCAGCCAACTGCGAAAGAACCATCGCCATCATGGCGCTTGAACCTCGACGGTTTGTCAATAAACTGGACTATATTACTAGTATCGGTTACGGTGACGGCTCTCCGGATTACAGGGAAAACGCGGGTGTGATGGGCGCCGGTCCCTACCGTGTCATTACCAACGAAGCATTGTTCGGGTTTGATGAAAAAACAAAGCGCATGGTGCTTCTGGAAGTGATTCCGGGTAAAACCGCACAGTATATCCAGGACAAGGTCAGTTTTGAACTGATCATTTCTCCGGACCTGAAAGAAATGGTCGAGCCGACGGCAGACGATCTGAAACTGCTTCGGGAAAAATGCGATCCGGACGGATATTTTCTGGCCAGACAGCTGAAGTAA
- a CDS encoding CoA transferase subunit A: MKPNETCSAIRNASSLQPEVIAKSAGGAEKFEWWGLSPEEARKIMVNKPKSLRDKTSTMKEAVDRYVKDGMNIGIGGFVNTRPPVAAIHEIIRHGAKDLTLSFQSNSICPELLAGAMLLYPEHISVKRVELAWWGYEVIGIAPLLRYLNSKGMILMDDYTNLGMAARFKAASMGIEFMQVRDHGGADMELTNRGMMVKSPFTGKNTYLVAASYPDLALVHVTAADKFGNSRIFGATCTCPELALAGGHCIVSTEQIISNEIIRTYPNLTEIPYSAVDAVVEQRFGSYPGVHYGHYWFDMEHILMFRKASDNFRKTGKTDELKKYYDEYIFGCETFDDFLSKIPYKTLKKLRDLDGGQPIIVG; the protein is encoded by the coding sequence ATGAAACCAAATGAAACGTGTTCGGCAATCAGAAATGCTTCCAGTCTGCAACCAGAAGTCATTGCAAAATCAGCTGGGGGTGCGGAAAAATTTGAATGGTGGGGGCTTTCACCGGAAGAGGCCAGAAAAATCATGGTCAACAAGCCAAAAAGTTTGAGAGATAAGACCTCTACCATGAAAGAGGCCGTTGATCGATATGTAAAAGATGGCATGAATATCGGTATCGGCGGCTTTGTCAATACCAGACCTCCCGTCGCAGCTATTCATGAAATTATCCGCCACGGCGCAAAAGACCTGACCCTTTCATTCCAGTCTAATTCAATCTGTCCTGAACTGCTTGCCGGCGCCATGCTTCTGTATCCTGAACATATATCCGTCAAACGCGTTGAACTGGCCTGGTGGGGATATGAAGTCATCGGTATTGCACCGCTGCTGAGATATCTCAATTCCAAAGGCATGATTCTGATGGATGATTATACCAACCTGGGCATGGCGGCCCGATTCAAAGCTGCATCCATGGGTATTGAATTCATGCAGGTTCGGGACCACGGTGGCGCCGATATGGAGCTGACCAACCGCGGGATGATGGTAAAGAGCCCGTTTACCGGGAAAAATACCTACCTGGTAGCGGCAAGCTATCCGGATCTTGCGCTTGTTCATGTCACGGCTGCGGATAAATTCGGAAACAGTCGTATTTTTGGCGCAACCTGTACCTGCCCGGAACTGGCACTCGCCGGCGGTCATTGTATCGTCAGTACCGAGCAGATCATTTCCAATGAGATTATTCGAACCTATCCGAATCTGACAGAGATTCCCTATTCCGCAGTGGATGCAGTGGTTGAGCAGCGTTTTGGATCCTATCCTGGAGTCCATTACGGGCATTACTGGTTTGATATGGAGCATATCCTGATGTTCAGAAAAGCCTCTGATAATTTCCGTAAAACCGGTAAAACCGATGAACTGAAGAAATACTATGATGAATATATCTTTGGATGTGAAACATTTGACGATTTCCTGAGCAAAATTCCATATAAAACGCTTAAGAAACTGAGAGATTTGGACGGCGGGCAGCCCATCATCGTTGGGTAA
- a CDS encoding DUF2520 domain-containing protein, with amino-acid sequence MKPSFAIIGCGKVGTTLANFLTQAGYKSAGMASKTLASARNAADLAGIGKFSKINWDISRSADIIFITTPDSVIVEACLQIADNGGFSEQSIVFHCSGLLSSRILSPARRCGAAIGSMHPLQSFASKQITQNPFKDIIISAEGDPEAVSAARIISTDLGAQFMEIKTEAKTLYHASAVVVSNYLVTLLDLAFKLIKDAGVPDKEAFKLFKPLIEGTLSNIENVGIPQALTGPIERGDAETIVTHMDEIQSKKPELLSLYRQLGIHTIDIATAKGSLSHAAVQKLEEVFLRKI; translated from the coding sequence ATGAAACCATCTTTTGCCATTATTGGATGCGGAAAAGTCGGTACGACACTGGCCAACTTTTTGACTCAGGCCGGATACAAATCAGCCGGCATGGCCAGCAAAACCCTGGCATCGGCACGCAATGCCGCTGACCTGGCCGGAATCGGAAAATTCAGCAAAATCAACTGGGACATTTCCCGGTCTGCAGATATTATCTTTATCACGACACCGGACAGCGTCATCGTCGAGGCCTGTCTCCAGATCGCAGACAACGGCGGTTTTTCGGAACAATCCATCGTATTCCATTGCAGCGGATTGTTGTCATCCAGAATCCTATCCCCGGCGAGGCGATGCGGTGCGGCCATCGGTTCAATGCACCCCCTGCAGAGTTTTGCATCAAAACAGATCACACAAAACCCGTTCAAGGACATTATCATCTCAGCAGAAGGCGATCCGGAAGCCGTTTCCGCTGCCCGGATCATTTCAACGGATCTTGGGGCGCAATTTATGGAAATCAAAACCGAGGCGAAAACGCTTTATCACGCCTCGGCGGTGGTGGTATCAAACTATCTGGTCACCCTGCTGGATCTGGCCTTCAAGCTCATTAAAGATGCGGGAGTGCCGGACAAAGAAGCCTTTAAGCTGTTTAAGCCCCTGATAGAAGGCACGCTTTCAAACATTGAAAACGTCGGGATTCCCCAGGCGTTGACCGGCCCCATCGAAAGAGGGGACGCCGAAACCATCGTCACCCATATGGATGAAATTCAGTCGAAAAAGCCTGAACTCCTTTCCCTTTACAGACAGCTGGGGATTCATACCATTGACATCGCAACCGCAAAGGGCTCTCTGTCACACGCTGCGGTTCAAAAACTCGAAGAAGTCTTCCTCCGGAAAATATGA
- the panB gene encoding 3-methyl-2-oxobutanoate hydroxymethyltransferase: MQKKVTVPEIRARKKDPKAITMLTAYDYPWALLVDQAGIDMILVGDSLGMVVLGYPDTVSVTMDEMMHHIKIVTRVVKHSLVVGDMPFGSYNVSVEKAVENANRIMKEGRADAVKLEGGKVMAPVVEAIVNAGIPVQGHIGLTPQTASALGGFKVQGKNAAAARQLIEDAKALEAVGCFSLVLEAIPAPIAEMITEAVSIPTIGIGAGVKCDGQVLVTHDMVGLFDKFVPKFVKQFAAIGSAISDAIAQYKDEVENRRFPEAKHSFTMKAEEIEKLIQILDK; encoded by the coding sequence ATGCAGAAAAAAGTGACTGTACCCGAGATCAGGGCCCGAAAGAAAGATCCGAAAGCCATTACCATGCTGACCGCATATGATTACCCCTGGGCGCTTCTGGTAGATCAGGCCGGTATTGATATGATTCTGGTGGGCGATTCTCTGGGTATGGTGGTTCTGGGGTACCCGGATACGGTATCGGTAACTATGGATGAGATGATGCATCATATTAAAATCGTTACACGGGTTGTGAAACATTCACTGGTTGTCGGTGATATGCCGTTCGGCTCTTATAACGTGTCGGTTGAAAAGGCGGTTGAAAATGCCAACCGGATCATGAAAGAGGGTCGGGCGGATGCCGTGAAGCTGGAAGGCGGAAAAGTCATGGCGCCCGTTGTGGAAGCGATCGTCAACGCCGGAATCCCGGTTCAGGGGCATATCGGACTGACGCCCCAGACCGCCTCTGCGCTCGGCGGATTCAAGGTGCAGGGCAAAAATGCAGCAGCGGCCCGCCAGTTGATCGAAGATGCCAAAGCCCTTGAGGCGGTCGGATGCTTTTCTCTGGTTCTGGAAGCGATTCCCGCACCGATTGCCGAGATGATCACCGAAGCCGTCTCGATTCCCACCATAGGCATTGGCGCCGGGGTTAAGTGCGACGGCCAGGTTCTGGTGACGCACGATATGGTCGGGCTGTTTGACAAATTTGTCCCCAAGTTTGTAAAACAGTTTGCCGCTATCGGGAGTGCGATCTCAGATGCGATTGCGCAATACAAGGATGAAGTGGAAAACAGGCGCTTTCCGGAAGCAAAGCACAGCTTTACCATGAAGGCCGAAGAAATTGAAAAATTGATCCAGATCCTCGATAAATAA
- a CDS encoding insulinase family protein, producing the protein MMNVPASGHSSVLSEGANICGYRLKKIVELKDQHGVFYELEHMATGCRHVHISSRDKENTFSVAFKTVPEDSTGVAHILEHTVLCGSRRYPVRDPFFSMLKRGLSTFMNAFTASDWTMYPFCTQNRKDFYNILDVYLDAVFFPNLNDLSFKQEGHRLELETTTGKDPARLVYKGVVYNEMKGAMSSPDQVMERSLMNALYPSSTYRFNSGGEPSEIPKLTHQELVEFHRRHYHPSNAFFYTYGNLPLEEHLTFIQEKVLTHFTRIDPETDVPPQPRWTTPKTATYTYPLGKNEDPLKKCQISMAWLMADIRDSFEILALTLLEQILLGNAASPLRKALIDSGLGTSLSDGTGYDGEHRDTSFACGLKDVEESSADRIESIIVNVFQELVANGIERELIDSAVHQLEFYRKEVTNQPYPYGLKLLLEFSGSWFHGGDPVNALQFDADLRRLDSELEKGPFFEQRIQRYFLDNPHRVLLKLIPDQLKESREAGEVVQALERRLEGMTRSELDQIIKDADALKALQEFQEDVSCLPTLGLEDIPPEVDIVKENSSFPDVPATCYQQPTSGILYVSAAFGAGQVAGPLLSLVPFFCYAFSKMGTRRRDYTEIARRMDLYTGGIGLSINARTRFDSDGVCLPFALLGGKCLARNQDQMFELLDELLCEGDYSDLNRLKKLLLQYRAGIESMVVQNGHGFAISLASRNFSRTCALSEQWNGIFQLKVLKTLTDDLTDETLESLSQDMSRIAGVLIGRQNIRAALVGEEDLLTTAGSKIASLQEKLDSGPSDGFVPPPIDVDDYIPREGWSTSTSVSFVARMFKAVRMGHEDAPALSVISKLLRSMYLHREIREKGGAYGGFAVYNSENGLFGFASYRDPHIASTLKVYEGGEAFIRSGACTDGDIKEAVLQVCSEIDRPDPPGPAARNAFFRKIVSLSDEQRQEFKSRLLSMTRREVMRVAETYFDRHSQKSAVVVISGEEALKRANEKLGQYPLELHQI; encoded by the coding sequence ATGATGAACGTGCCTGCGTCTGGTCATTCTTCGGTGTTAAGTGAAGGAGCGAATATCTGTGGCTATCGATTGAAAAAAATCGTGGAACTCAAAGATCAACACGGTGTGTTCTATGAACTTGAGCATATGGCGACAGGGTGCAGGCACGTTCATATCAGTAGCCGTGACAAGGAAAATACCTTCAGTGTTGCGTTTAAAACGGTTCCGGAAGATTCGACCGGGGTGGCTCATATTCTGGAGCATACGGTTTTATGCGGTTCACGCAGGTATCCGGTACGGGACCCTTTTTTTTCAATGTTGAAAAGGGGGCTCAGCACGTTCATGAACGCCTTTACGGCGTCTGACTGGACCATGTATCCGTTTTGTACACAGAATCGGAAAGATTTTTACAACATTCTGGATGTGTATCTCGACGCCGTCTTTTTTCCGAATCTCAATGATCTGAGCTTCAAGCAGGAAGGACATCGGCTGGAGCTGGAGACTACTACAGGAAAAGATCCTGCACGACTTGTGTACAAGGGCGTTGTATACAATGAAATGAAAGGGGCCATGTCGTCGCCGGATCAGGTTATGGAGAGATCCCTCATGAATGCTCTTTATCCGTCTTCCACCTACCGATTCAACTCCGGTGGCGAGCCTTCTGAGATTCCGAAATTGACTCATCAGGAATTGGTAGAATTTCACCGGAGGCATTATCATCCGAGCAATGCGTTTTTTTATACTTACGGAAATCTTCCCCTGGAAGAGCACCTGACATTTATTCAGGAAAAGGTATTAACTCATTTTACCCGGATTGATCCGGAAACCGACGTGCCGCCACAACCTCGATGGACCACCCCCAAAACGGCTACTTATACCTATCCGCTGGGGAAAAATGAAGACCCGTTGAAAAAGTGTCAAATCAGTATGGCATGGTTGATGGCCGATATCCGGGATTCATTCGAAATTCTGGCTCTGACGCTGCTGGAACAGATTCTGCTGGGAAACGCCGCATCACCACTTCGAAAGGCGCTGATCGATTCCGGACTCGGAACATCGCTGAGTGATGGAACCGGTTATGACGGGGAGCATCGTGATACTTCGTTTGCCTGCGGGCTCAAAGATGTGGAGGAATCTTCGGCAGACCGGATCGAGTCAATTATCGTTAACGTTTTCCAGGAGCTGGTGGCCAATGGGATCGAAAGAGAACTGATTGATTCGGCGGTTCATCAGCTGGAATTTTATCGTAAAGAAGTAACAAATCAACCCTATCCCTATGGATTGAAACTGTTGCTGGAATTTTCCGGAAGCTGGTTTCATGGTGGTGATCCGGTCAATGCCCTTCAGTTCGACGCGGATTTGCGTCGCCTCGACAGCGAACTGGAAAAAGGGCCCTTTTTTGAACAGAGAATACAACGCTATTTTCTGGATAATCCTCATCGGGTCTTGCTCAAACTGATCCCGGATCAGTTGAAAGAGAGCCGGGAAGCCGGGGAGGTGGTGCAGGCGCTGGAACGGAGACTGGAAGGGATGACACGTTCCGAACTGGATCAAATCATCAAAGATGCCGATGCCTTAAAAGCGCTGCAGGAGTTTCAGGAAGATGTTTCGTGTCTTCCTACTCTGGGGCTGGAGGATATCCCTCCTGAGGTGGATATCGTCAAAGAGAATAGCAGCTTTCCGGATGTGCCGGCGACCTGTTATCAGCAACCGACATCGGGGATTTTATATGTTTCAGCTGCTTTCGGCGCCGGTCAGGTGGCCGGCCCGTTACTTTCTCTGGTCCCATTTTTCTGTTATGCCTTTTCCAAGATGGGAACCCGTCGTCGTGACTATACAGAAATTGCCCGCCGGATGGATCTGTATACCGGCGGGATCGGGTTGTCGATCAATGCCCGAACCCGCTTTGACAGTGACGGGGTATGCCTGCCGTTCGCACTCCTGGGTGGTAAGTGTCTGGCGAGAAATCAGGATCAGATGTTTGAGCTTCTGGATGAGCTTCTTTGTGAAGGGGACTATTCCGATCTGAATCGATTGAAAAAACTTCTTCTCCAGTACAGGGCCGGTATAGAGTCCATGGTGGTGCAAAATGGACACGGGTTCGCCATATCCCTGGCTTCCAGGAATTTTTCCCGTACCTGCGCATTGAGTGAGCAATGGAACGGGATTTTCCAGCTCAAAGTTTTAAAAACGCTGACCGATGACTTGACGGACGAAACGCTCGAGTCGCTGTCGCAGGATATGTCCCGGATTGCCGGTGTGCTTATTGGAAGGCAGAACATCCGGGCGGCTCTGGTTGGTGAAGAGGACTTGCTTACGACGGCAGGCTCGAAGATTGCCTCGCTTCAGGAGAAACTTGACAGCGGGCCGTCAGACGGGTTTGTGCCTCCTCCGATTGATGTGGATGACTACATTCCGAGAGAAGGGTGGAGTACGTCGACGTCCGTTTCATTTGTGGCCCGGATGTTCAAGGCCGTTCGAATGGGGCACGAAGATGCGCCGGCGTTGTCAGTGATCAGCAAGCTTCTCAGGTCGATGTATTTGCATCGTGAAATCCGTGAAAAGGGCGGAGCCTATGGGGGATTTGCGGTATATAATTCGGAAAACGGCCTTTTCGGTTTTGCCTCCTACAGGGATCCGCACATAGCCTCCACTTTGAAGGTATATGAGGGGGGGGAGGCCTTTATCCGATCCGGTGCCTGCACGGATGGAGATATAAAAGAAGCTGTGCTTCAGGTATGTTCTGAAATTGACAGACCCGATCCCCCCGGTCCGGCTGCCAGAAATGCGTTTTTCAGGAAGATTGTTTCGCTGTCAGACGAGCAGAGGCAGGAATTCAAAAGCAGGCTGCTGTCGATGACCCGTCGGGAAGTGATGCGTGTTGCGGAAACGTATTTTGATCGTCATTCGCAGAAGAGTGCAGTGGTTGTGATTTCGGGAGAAGAGGCGCTTAAACGCGCAAATGAAAAACTCGGGCAATATCCCCTGGAGCTGCATCAGATATAA
- a CDS encoding DUF2062 domain-containing protein: protein MNIKLKAKNFIHRFKRLNGDPHYVALGMAIGIFVAVTPTIPFHTLIALSLAFICRASKPAAAIGVWISNPVTIPVFYYGSYKVGMHVMGICSPFDENRIDISELLNQGVEITVAMITGGIILGVIPGIAAYWITRKIVTAIRPAATGKPSEIHPFTDKE from the coding sequence ATGAACATAAAATTAAAAGCAAAAAATTTCATTCATCGGTTCAAACGACTCAACGGCGATCCGCATTATGTCGCGCTGGGCATGGCTATCGGTATCTTTGTCGCTGTCACACCGACAATCCCCTTTCATACCCTGATTGCACTGTCGCTGGCATTCATATGCCGTGCCAGCAAACCGGCGGCGGCAATCGGGGTCTGGATCAGCAATCCTGTCACGATTCCCGTGTTCTACTATGGCAGCTATAAAGTCGGCATGCACGTCATGGGCATTTGTTCACCGTTTGATGAAAATCGGATCGACATCTCCGAGCTGTTGAACCAGGGAGTTGAAATTACCGTTGCCATGATTACCGGCGGAATCATTCTTGGCGTTATTCCCGGAATAGCGGCTTACTGGATCACCCGTAAAATCGTGACCGCCATACGGCCTGCCGCCACAGGCAAGCCCTCGGAAATCCACCCTTTCACCGATAAAGAATAA